Genomic DNA from Chanos chanos chromosome 6, fChaCha1.1, whole genome shotgun sequence:
TTAAGTATACTGTAAATTTGATCTGCACAGTCTCTTCCACTCTGCTGGCATACACtggtgcgcgtgcgcacacacacatacacatacacacacacacacacatacatacacacagacgacCGACAACAAGTGACAGCAGAGGTTCTTGTGGTGGCTTTCATGGGGTGTCTACCTATGCATAGTGCACTGTGTGACCTTGAAACTTCATCTGTCCTTCAGACTGGCGTTCCATCCTTGGACGGTGGTTCTGCCTTCCCCTCACTCTCTACTCTGCCTGTCTTAGGAGAGGCCAATTCAGTCTGTGTCAGGTCCCCGGGGACATCGGCTCCTCCCTGGGGTTTGGTCCCATTAGctatctcctcctctttcactgGAGCAgttccctctcctcctgtatgaCCTCCCTCCTCAGGTAGGACAGTACTGTCCACAGAGGGTGGCACTGCCTGTTCAGCCACCTCTGGTTTCTCTTCTGCCTGAACTGTGGACATTTCCTTGTCCTGCAGCGGGTCGAGCACCTCTTGGGCCTGTGGGGGTGAATCCAGAGGCAGAGTAAAGCCCATTTTGCCTGCActctctgctgccccctgctggcccTTAAAAGCTAGCTTGCCCTCATTGTCCAGCACACCTTCCCCATGCAACCAGTCCATCTTCTGACGGTGCTGTCTCACAGCATCTTCCACCCGCGCATCAATCATAGCTTCAGTCAGGACTCCGTCCTCAGAGGAATAGGCTGCCGCCTGGGGAAACAGGAAAAAGGGGTTGAATTTCCACCGAGATTGTACAATGAATACGGTAACAAATTCTGGAAACCGCTGCCATCTCCAGGCGGAGAGATTCACCACGACACACATACTTGGTGTCCcacttttgttatttttgtcggAGTAAGTGGAAGTCAAGATTAATTTAGAACGCTCTGACAGAGAACAACCCCGAGAACAACGAGTAGCGCTCACTGTCGCTCGCTTGAGTCAGCTCTCTCTTGTTAGGAAGTGGTGCCAAATGatggaaacatgaaaatgtaacacAACACACGCTAATGAACAGACCTGCCAAGCGACGCCCAGTTTAGAGATCTCACGACCCGACATGCCCTCCACGCGCTTGGCAATTTCGGAACATTTCTGCCCATAATCGAACTGGGCCAGCTTCAACCTCCTGCacagaaggaaaacagagacagaaatataaCAATTCCACATGAATACATGAACATgacagaatgaaacaaaatttaaatgGCTCAAATGATTCAAGGCCTGATGTGACCATACAATGAATCCTAGACACTCTACGAAGATGACCCATTCTCCATGCCTAACTTCCCTTATACTCTCACCGCATGatttttcactatttttttttttaatcatgttttttttttcccttggcaGGGAAATTAATGACAGTGCTGTGCCTGTGTTCCACCTGTGCTCCAGTCTGACGCTGAGCCACCTGCTCCCCAAACCCTTGACACACTTAGTAACTTTCAGCTACGGCTCAGGCCAGGTGGGTAGACAATGTGAAATCATATATTCAGGTAATTACACGGCAAAAACGCTCAAATTTTACAGGGCTACAAGCTTTACAGTCTTTTCCCCTCCATCACAAAATACAATGTAGTAAAATGTACCATAGATCTGAGTGTGTAGGTTTCTATGACTTGATAACTGTATATACGTACTGTCGCCCTCCGGTGGCTGGTTCCAGCACATATCTGTCAAAGTAAAGGCGTACaagcctctccctctcctctagGCCTGGCAGGGCAAAGTTCACAATCTCATCTATACGGTCATTAATGGCCCAGTCAAACTGCTCAGGCTGATTACTGGCCAGCACCAGCATGAACCTGTGAAAAGAACAAGTAACAGCAACAGACACATTAAAGGACATGTTCTTGATAAATGAGAAGGACTTAAGGTTCAAACATCACCTTGAATAAGTTCATTTGTAATAGAAATAGTAAAATGATGAACTGACTTGTTGCTCTGTTCTCCAGTGCGATACAGGAATGCATTTAGAGTGGCTCTTAGATCCTCACTGATTTTCTCCTGAAATACATAAAGCATGGGGATTACCTCACCTTACTGCACCAGATCATACGGCGTTGATgtaaagaacacacagacagacacttacAGTAGCTCTCTTACGTAGGAATGCATCAGCTTCATCTACAAACAGCAGCAGTCTggttaagagagaaaagagcacaTTCAGATTGGCTGGGCTGCCTTAAACACGTCACTTGACTGCAGAGCATGACTGGAATACAAAATAGAGACGTACCCTCGTCGACTGGTGCTGGCCCAGTCGAAGACCTTGTGCATGGCAGTAACCCCCTCACGCCCCATTGGGGCCACATCTCCACCCGTCATGATGGCGTAATCCATGCCAGAGTGCATGGCCAGCTTCtactcaaacacaaaaaaaagaagaaccaaacaatcagacacacacacacagacacggtgAAATGTTTTCTCATATGTACTGGCACAAGAGTGGTCAGACAGGGCAGAGGGGACGTACTTTGGCAAAGAGAGTTTTTCCAGTTCCAGGTGGGCCGTACATGAGGATGTTACGATAAAGCCCGCGATTCTGTCTGGTGTTCCTTGTTGCTATGGCAATGTCACGGACCCGCTCTTCCAAACTGGGCTGTGGAGATATGAGGGTTCTTCAGCAGATCAAAATTTTACTTGCAAAAATCTTAACACATCACATCTTAGACGGTATACATTTTCCACACAGCTTTAAAACCAGCAAAACAACAGTTCCTCACAACATATAAAATTACATGAAGTGGGGGTCCATTCATAGAATAGGGGAAAACCATGtccaaagactttttttttttaattggctgtAACTGTACTCACATTGAGAACAACCCCCTCAAGAGCATCTTGAGGCTTACTGGTAAGACGCTTTGCCACctggaaagaaagagtgagagaaaacgAATGAGTGTGGATGAATTACAACACTTAATTTCCTAGAAATGGAAtctaaatctgaaaaaaaaaaaaaaagcagagttcACAAACTTATGTAAAATTACCAGTGACACTGACAAGACAACGGCCCCTCTGCGCCTCGTGTGTAGGAGCACTGGCTCTTTACCTTGATTGGATGCTTGATGGCTTCGGCCACAGTAATGCGAGATGTTTCTCTGACCAGAGAAGGTTTACCCAGTCGTGCCTCAATGTAACGTCCTGCCACACCTGTGGCATTCCGGGCAGAGTACACCCCCACAGCCAGCAAAGTGAGTCCTGCCACCTAGGGGTGTGGATATGGAATTGCAATTCAGTGAACTATACAGACCAGCCGTTACACCTGTGATTAATAAAACATGTGAAAAATCTTACAGTGGCTGTAACTTTGTCCCAGTCTGAGACAAAAGCCCTGAATCCCTCTCCGAACACGGTCCCGGCCGTTCTGGAAAAGGACCAATGCACAAATAATGAGGATCGTGGACCTAAAAACgtatctatatttttttttaaaaatgaacaaaaccatATCCATATAGCGCCATACAGATGATACGTCCACTCACCGTATGGACTCTAATACAGTTTGCCTGTGTTCTGCAGCTTTTAGGCGGATTTGCTCACGAATGATGTCAGCATTTTCCCTCTCGACCTTTGCCCTGGCCTTGGCCTCTGCCTCCACCCGCATCATCTCATTCTTGTGCCTTAGCTCCATCTCATGTTCAACCGTCGCTAAATGGACGAATTTTTTTAATCAGCCAATTATAAGTCCAGAACATTCATACCCCCCATTCTAAGTGGTCAACCACATAACAATGTGTGTTTAATCTGCATAATTTCACTCTGGTCAAGAGTCCACATTATAACTATAATGGCTCTCTGAGTAAAATAACACATAAGCAGCCATTAACAGCCCCCTTGCTGCAATGCAAATACTGTGTCAGCTGAGATATAGCAAACAAACCTCTTCTCATGGCCTCCTGTTTCTGCACTGACTCCTCCTGTTTGCGAAGGTTCTCCTCATTAAGTGCTTGCTGGGGGAAAAAGTAAATGGCATATACATTTAGGTAAGGATAATTATCACAGAGGCctgttattaaaaaacaaataagcaaaaaaacaaaaaaaaactgtacctGTTGTCTAAGCTGGTCTTCGTAGCGTTGTCGGGCCAGCTTGTCTTGGTACTGAGCCCGCTGTAAAGAAAAATTTGCATTAATCAGTAAAACTCGGAAAAATATGAAGCAACGAGTAAATCTGAAAGGGACCTAGAAATGGTGAATCCATTTTCCCAGTGAAATTTTCCAGCACTTAATACAGCATCCACCATACTCTCGCTCACCGCTTGATTCTGCTTCGTCTCCTCATTAAGggttttcctcctctcctcagcctGAATGCGGATCTGATCTCCTTTCAGCTGCTCCACTGCAGCCTCATACTCCTGTCAACACAACAATCAAAAAGTCAGAACATGAAAGACTTCAGCACTGGGCCTCATCTTAATGgcttttgtgaaaaaaaaaaatgaattcagttACAATTGCTTCTCTAGTCTTTATCTGCAGTATCGCATACATGGGGTAAATTTCTTACCTTAATTTTACCTTGATACTCCATCTGGACTGTTTGCTCCTGCATTCGAGCAAGTTCCAAAGCCTCTTTTGCATGGCCTTCAATAACAATGATAAGAAATACATGCAGTTACTGTTCAAATTTGTCAAGGTTTATGGGTATAACTTAAGAGAAATAACTGGAAAAGGAAGATTATTAGGAGTGTGTACATTTTACTGTGACAACACACTCATATTTAGCTATAGCCGACTGCGTGACCGTAAGTGACCTCTGAACTTTAACCTTGATGGTGATATTGACCCACTGACCACGAGAACTCTTCCAGAAGAACAGAAGCTTTGTCTGTCTCGTTATCAGTCATACTTCGGACAGACCCCCTAACCATTCGCGTAG
This window encodes:
- the atad3 gene encoding ATPase family AAA domain containing 3, translating into MSWLFGLNKGQPEAPPDLPGSPPPPPPTGGSGGSGGDKPKDKWSNFDPTGLERAAKAARDLDASRHAKEALELARMQEQTVQMEYQGKIKEYEAAVEQLKGDQIRIQAEERRKTLNEETKQNQARAQYQDKLARQRYEDQLRQQQALNEENLRKQEESVQKQEAMRRATVEHEMELRHKNEMMRVEAEAKARAKVERENADIIREQIRLKAAEHRQTVLESIRTAGTVFGEGFRAFVSDWDKVTATVAGLTLLAVGVYSARNATGVAGRYIEARLGKPSLVRETSRITVAEAIKHPIKVAKRLTSKPQDALEGVVLNPSLEERVRDIAIATRNTRQNRGLYRNILMYGPPGTGKTLFAKKLAMHSGMDYAIMTGGDVAPMGREGVTAMHKVFDWASTSRRGLLLFVDEADAFLRKRATEKISEDLRATLNAFLYRTGEQSNKFMLVLASNQPEQFDWAINDRIDEIVNFALPGLEERERLVRLYFDRYVLEPATGGRQRLKLAQFDYGQKCSEIAKRVEGMSGREISKLGVAWQAAAYSSEDGVLTEAMIDARVEDAVRQHRQKMDWLHGEGVLDNEGKLAFKGQQGAAESAGKMGFTLPLDSPPQAQEVLDPLQDKEMSTVQAEEKPEVAEQAVPPSVDSTVLPEEGGHTGGEGTAPVKEEEIANGTKPQGGADVPGDLTQTELASPKTGRVESEGKAEPPSKDGTPV